DNA from Pseudophryne corroboree isolate aPseCor3 chromosome 7, aPseCor3.hap2, whole genome shotgun sequence:
GTTTACGGACCTTGGTGCCTGTGAGTTAGTGTTACTAGATACGTGTAATGTCTGTCACTGTGTATAGGACTCTGTAATAATACCATACATACATCaccccacctccccatgtgtgtctcctgATCCCCTACAGATGCCTCCTCGCCATCCAGTGAGCAGAAGGACGCGTTGCGTTGGCTCTTCAGTTGCCCGTTTGACCAGAAGAGCATCTCCGATACCTCGTTCCTTCACCCCGAGCCCTCGGATCTGCTCCTGGAAGTTGGACCAAGGTACGTGACTGAATgattgtcccccctccccctcacacacCCCGCATCCCGTCCTCCATAGCTGCGCCGTCACATGGTTATCGGAGATGCTCCCACGCGCTACTGTCGCTCTGTCCTTCTCTAGGTTGAATTTTTCAACTCCATCCTCCACCAACGCGGTGTCCATATGTCGCACCATCGGCCTGACCAGCGTGGACAGGATTGAGTGCTCAAAAAGATATTTAATAAAGGTGAGCAGGACTCTGCACTGACTGGGCGGTCACAGGTGGGTAATAGTGCCGGCCCGCAGCGTCACTAATATAGTCCCAACCCGCCAGTTTCAGCAGGTACCGGAGGAAAGCCAGAGGCAGAAGCTCGCGGTTTCCTTGTATGACCGGATGACCGAGTGCGTCTACCCAGAGCCGGTGACCAGTTTTGACATCTCTGTTCGGCCTGAGCAGGTCTATGAGGTGGACGTGATAAGATGCGGGAGGGCGGCTCTGGAGACTGCAAACTCCGAGCTGGGTACGTGTGACGCATGTTAGGGGGAGACTCTGGTGCCACCACCTGTGCCCGGGCTGGGATAAGGAGCGTACATGATACTGTCCGCACGTTTTGGAATTGCTTATGGCTTTTTCTcttttgtatacagtatgtcctaATAATATTCCTGTTGTTTCTATTACAGGTTTAGCCTTTGATTCCTGGGACTTAGATTATTATACTGCGCTATTCCAACGTGTGGGCCGGAACCCGAGCAGCGTTGAGTGCTTTGATCTAGCACAGTCTAATAGGTCTGTGTCTCTAACCCCTCCAAATGTGTGTTTCACCCACCTCTGCCAGTGTCTTCCTCTTCTCTCTACACTCTGGCCCTCTTCTCTCTACACTCTGGCTCTCTTCTCTCTACACTCTGGCCCTCTTCTCTCTACACTCTGGCCCTCTTCTCTCTACACTCTGGCCCTCTTCTCTCTACACTCTGGCCCTCTTCTCTGGCCCTCTTCTCTCTACACTCTGGCTCTCTTCTCTCTACACTCTGGCTCTCTTCTCTCTACACTCTGGCCCTCTTCTCTCTACACTCTGGCCCTCTTCTCTCTACGCTCTGGCCCTCTTCTCTCTACACTCTGGCCCTCTTCTCTCTACACTCTGGCCctctatttctcccccccccccccttccacccttGTGGCCCTTTTCTTCCTGCACTCTGGCCCTCTTCTTCCTACACTCTGGCCCTCTATTTCTCCCCCCCTTCCACCCTTGTGGCCCTCTTCTTCCTGCACTCTGGCCCTCTTCTTCCTGCACTCTGGCCCTCTTCTTCCTAATCTCTCCTACTCTCTGACCCTTTCTGGCCCTCTACTCTATCCCCCCTTCCGCTCTGGCCCTATAATACcaccccaccaccatcaccaccaccacctctcctACTCTCTGGCCATCTATCCCCTGTCTCGGGCCCTCCACTCTCTATCTGACTCTCTGGCCCTCTATCCCCCCACTCAACCTCTCTTTCCCTTTCTGGCATTATCACCTACTCTCTGGCCCTCTACCCCCTTCTCTGGCCCTTTCTCATACTCTTTggctctctaccccccccccccccccccccacccccatccatcTCTGATCCTCCCTCGCCTTCTTTGTCCCCCCTCACCCTCTTTGACCCCTTTCGCGCTCTCCCCACTAatccactgtctctccctctctcgcaGTGAGCACAGCCGTCATTGGTTCTTTAAGGGCAGACTGCTGATAGACGGGCAGGAGAAGGGGCACTCACTGTTTGATATGATCATGAAGACTCAGGACACCAGCAACCCAAACAATGTCATCAAGTTCTGTGACAATAGCAGGTACGTGTCTATGCTGCAGTGCGCAGCGAGGTAATGTGATGTCAGAGTGATGAGGTCATCCAGTCCGCGTTAGCTGGGTAACTGGCAGAACACACTACATGCGAGAAGGATTGGCGGGTACAGTGACTATTagtcatggcgttggctctggtttagacatacccccccctcccctgtataaggtgtgtggggggggggggggtgatacaggGGTGGGATACAACATTTTCTTCTTCCTACACTCTGGCCCTCTTCTTCCTACTCTCTGGCTCTCTTCTTCCTACTCTCTGGCTCTCTTCTTCCTACTCTCTGGCTCTCTTCTTCCTACTCTCTGGCCCTCTTCTTCCTACATCCTGGAGATGCGATGGAATGAGGCCAATATTTTACAGCAGTCACCCATCTCTATATAGAAGGGTTACAGATGTAAAAGTTCTAACCAATAGTGGAATGAATGGTCCTGAGATGTTTGGGGTTGGGATGTAATTTGTGTACGTTGGGTGTGTTGGTGTAGTGAGCACGTTCCTGTGGGCAGTGCACTATAATGAAGTAGGCACATTTTTTCACATAGACAAACATGGCAGGTTCACAAATCGCCCTAATAAAGGAAGGTTACCCTATTGGGTTtcgcccagaggttcccaaacgcagtcctcaaggcaccccaacagtccaggatttaggtatagccatggctcagcacagatagttaaatcaaattgactaaggtgctaattaagtcacctgtggccaagcatggatacatttaaaaccaggactgttggggtgccttgaggaccacgtttgggaacctctggtttagccACTGTGAGAAGGAGACAACTGATGTCACGCTTAGCGGTTGGattttcctggtggagaaggtgaaTGCAATGTTTCACCGTCTCATCACTTATGCAGCGCAATCCAGGGAAAAGAGGTGACCAGTCTGATCCCAGCTGACCCCTCTTGTGCTGGCCCCTATCACCTGAAAAGCTCCACACGGCACCTTATCTTCACCGCTGAGACCCACAACTTCCCTACGGGTAAGTGCACGGGTGACGCGGGTTTGTGTATGAAAGTGTTACATGTACAGATGGAAGCCTGCCGCTAATCTCAGGCCCTTCTGGTTATCTGCCCGCAACAGGAGTGGCTCCGTTCAGTGGTGCCACCACTGGCACTGGAGGTCGTATTCGTGATGTACAGAGCACAGGGAAGGGCGCGCATGTCATTGCAGGAACCGCCGGGTATTGCTTTGGCAACCTACACATTCCAGGTACGCGTGCTCCACGCGGTCCTTGTAATACGTCTTTGTTCTTACTTCCTCCTCTTACTCTTATGTCCATCTCCCCGCAGGATACTCTCTTCCTTGGGAGGATACCTCCTTTCAGTATCCGAACCAGTTTGCCCGGCCTCTGGAGGTAGCCATTGAGGCCAGCAATGGAGCCTCGGATTATGGAAACAAATTTGGGGAGCCAGTGCTGGCAGGTCAGCGGGTGTCATGAGTTGTTGACTAGTCACTGGTCATCACTGGTTACTTTGTATTGAGTTTCACCTGAAAATATCTTGGCTGCAGGATTTGCTCGGTCGTTTGGTCTGCGTCTGCCCTCGGGGGAAAGGAAGGAGTGGGTGAAGCCTATTATGTTTAGTGGTGGGATCGGATCTATGGAACATGTTCATCGGACCAAGGAAGTCCCACAACCTGGTAAGGGTTCTTTAGATGTGGTGCAGCAGGACATAGTACTCAAATAAAACAATATACTGTTTATCCCAAAAATAAGAGCTAAGATGGGTTTTAGTTTACATTGGTTTCTGAGTGGGACGGGAGAAGGGTCATTTTTGACATTGAGGTTACGTGTATCTGCTGTGAAATCGAGGTTACGTGTATCTGCTATGACATCGAGGTCACATGTATCTGCTGTGACATAGTGAGCACTAGTGATCCACAGAAAGATCTGACGTATCCGTGTATTACGTTTCTCTTCTCCCACTCAGGAATGTGTGTGGTGAAAGTCGGAGGTCCCGTCTATAGGATTGGAGTGGGGGGAGGTGCTGCATCCTCCATTCAAGTAAGCGCAGTCTAAGATTGGCCAAGGCGAGGCCTGCTTCATGGGGTCATACTTCAGCAGATGGACCAAGTGGAGGTATTTAGTGGCGTTCTCCTTGAATCTGCAGGTTCAGGGGGACAATGCCAGTGACCTGGATTTCGGAGCCGTACAACGAGGGGACGCCGAGATGGAGCAAAAGATGAACCGAGCTGTAAGGGCTTGTGTGGAAAGAGGGGAACATAATCCAATCTGTAGCATTCATGACCAGGGAGCAGGTGGCAATGGTGAGACTTTAGTCCTCTTGCACTTCTCTACCTTGTCCTTCCAGTTTTCTGCACTTTCCTCCCCTAAGCCTCATGTAACTTGTATAGCTGGATAGGAACTCCATCCAAATTCACATTGTCGCCCTCTCTACAGGTAATGTTCTTAAGGAGCTGAGTGAACCGCAAGGAGCCGTCATCTATACTCGAAATTTCCAGGTAAGAGCAATGTTGTATGCTTGCCTCTAACCCCTTGGCTGTGTAACCACCACTGCTCTGGGCAAACCCTTAGAATGTCCTAGATACTCTGCTTATTCCATCCCAGTTAGGGGACCCCACCTTGAGTGTGCTGGAGATTTGGGGTGCAGAGTACCAGGAATCGAACGCTTTGCTCCTCCGCCCAAGTGACGCGGAATTTCTGCGCTCTGTGTGCCGAAGAGAGAGGTCTCCTGTGGACTTTGTGGGCAAGATCACAGGCGATGGCAGAGTAAGTACCGACTTCGGCCTTCCGTGATGAGATCAGCGGCCTTTACTGCGCAGTCATTAAGACTTTCTCTCCTCCTTACAGATTGTGCTCATAAATGGAAGCGAGACGGATCCTGTCCCCAATCACAAGGACCGAAACTGTGTCCCGGTGGACCTAGAGCTGGAGTGGGTGTTGGGCAAGATGCCACGTAAGGTGCGGTACAGTTCCATACTCTtggatacaaaaaaataaatacatttggtgcaacttttttaattccatgtttccctggacatacaggagttTGCTCTAAATCGCGTTGCCGCAGAACTTCGACCTTTAACCCTCCCTGATGACCTTACTGTCAGGCAAGCACTGGAGCGGGTTCTCAGGCTGCCATCAGTGGGGAGCAAGCGATACCTGACTAACAAGGTGGATATCTCCTGGAGTCTCTCTGCCTGGACTTGTTATGAAGTTTCTCCATGTAGCGAATCCTGATCTCTATCTTTCGGCAGGTTGACCGCTCAGTCACTGGTCTTGTGGCCCAGCAGCAGTGCGTGGGGCCCCTTCACACCCCCTTGGCTGATGTGGCAGTGATCGCTTTGTCCTATACTGACATAGTGGGAGGAGCTACAGCAATTGGGGAGCAGCCGATTAAAGGTCTCTTGGACCCCAAAGCGGGGGCTCGGCTGGCAGTGGGCGAGGCCCTTACAAACCTCACGTTTGCCTTGGTGACTGACCTGAAGGTAACGGCCTCCACAGTTCCAGGCTCTGTGCAATATAGATGTATAACATATCCAGCCCCGCTCAATGCGCTTA
Protein-coding regions in this window:
- the PFAS gene encoding phosphoribosylformylglycinamidine synthase isoform X2 → MAVLHFYCAIPASSDCLRMSGSENIHSVQRELCYNVSWTDASSPSSEQKDALRWLFSCPFDQKSISDTSFLHPEPSDLLLEVGPRLNFSTPSSTNAVSICRTIGLTSVDRIECSKRYLIKFQQVPEESQRQKLAVSLYDRMTECVYPEPVTSFDISVRPEQVYEVDVIRCGRAALETANSELGLAFDSWDLDYYTALFQRVGRNPSSVECFDLAQSNSEHSRHWFFKGRLLIDGQEKGHSLFDMIMKTQDTSNPNNVIKFCDNSSAIQGKEVTSLIPADPSCAGPYHLKSSTRHLIFTAETHNFPTGVAPFSGATTGTGGRIRDVQSTGKGAHVIAGTAGYCFGNLHIPGYSLPWEDTSFQYPNQFARPLEVAIEASNGASDYGNKFGEPVLAGFARSFGLRLPSGERKEWVKPIMFSGGIGSMEHVHRTKEVPQPGMCVVKVGGPVYRIGVGGGAASSIQVQGDNASDLDFGAVQRGDAEMEQKMNRAVRACVERGEHNPICSIHDQGAGGNGNVLKELSEPQGAVIYTRNFQLGDPTLSVLEIWGAEYQESNALLLRPSDAEFLRSVCRRERSPVDFVGKITGDGRIVLINGSETDPVPNHKDRNCVPVDLELEWVLGKMPRKEFALNRVAAELRPLTLPDDLTVRQALERVLRLPSVGSKRYLTNKVDRSVTGLVAQQQCVGPLHTPLADVAVIALSYTDIVGGATAIGEQPIKGLLDPKAGARLAVGEALTNLTFALVTDLKDVKCSGNWMWAAKLPGEGAALYDACVAMCDVMAQLGVAVDGGKDSLSMAARAGPETVKAPGSLVISVYAVCPDITATVTPDLKTPGQKGVLLYVPLCPGHHRLGGSALAQCYSQLGDQPPDLDDPQTLVSCFQVTQQLLKERSLSAGHDVSDGGLITCLLEMAFAGNRGLDVDLHSAGASALELLFAEELGLVLEVPEATSERVVERYRASGLQCVRIGSTQGQGPSSTVRVCVNGEEVICEEVGKLRALWEETSFQLERLQANPSCVSQEEAGLSRRRGPDYKLTFNPSEKLPMPALIGSARPRVAVVREEGSNGDREMAAALLMAGFEVWDVTMEDLLSGGTTLDIFRGIVFVGGFSYADVLGSAKGWAASVKFNAGVRAQFETFRRRVDAFSLGICNGCQLMTLLGWVGSDNPTDTGQCPLRPRDCVVVCPPCSLLIQNVHPTGKAPTQGVLLSHNLSRRFESRFVTVKIEESPSVLLRGMAGSSLGVWVAHGEGFVRFRSEQVQDYVVSHGLAPLRYVDDQCVATEEYPMNPNGSPLGIAGLCSDDGRHLAMMPHPERCTLTWQWPWMPEEWRKSLDVSPWMRLFENGYKWCLENVVSDV
- the PFAS gene encoding phosphoribosylformylglycinamidine synthase isoform X3, with translation MLEVPPPSATMAVLHFYCAIPASSDCLRMSGSENIHSVQRELCYNVSWTDASSPSSEQKDALRWLFSCPFDQKSISDTSFLHPEPSDLLLEVGPRLNFSTPSSTNAVSICRTIGLTSVDRIECSKRYLIKFQQVPEESQRQKLAVSLYDRMTECVYPEPVTSFDISVRPEQVYEVDVIRCGRAALETANSELGLAFDSWDLDYYTALFQRVGRNPSSVECFDLAQSNSEHSRHWFFKGRLLIDGQEKGHSLFDMIMKTQDTSNPNNVIKFCDNSSAIQGKEVTSLIPADPSCAGPYHLKSSTRHLIFTAETHNFPTGVAPFSGATTGTGGRIRDVQSTGKGAHVIAGTAGYCFGNLHIPGYSLPWEDTSFQYPNQFARPLEVAIEASNGASDYGNKFGEPVLAGFARSFGLRLPSGERKEWVKPIMFSGGIGSMEHVHRTKEVPQPGMCVVKVGGPVYRIGVGGGAASSIQVQGDNASDLDFGAVQRGDAEMEQKMNRAVRACVERGEHNPICSIHDQGAGGNGNVLKELSEPQGAVIYTRNFQLGDPTLSVLEIWGAEYQESNALLLRPSDAEFLRSVCRRERSPVDFVGKITGDGRIVLINGSETDPVPNHKDRNCVPVDLELEWVLGKMPRKEFALNRVAAELRPLTLPDDLTVRQALERVLRLPSVGSKRYLTNKVDRSVTGLVAQQQCVGPLHTPLADVAVIALSYTDIVGGATAIGEQPIKGLLDPKAGARLAVGEALTNLTFALVTDLKDVKCSGNWMWAAKLPGEGAALYDACVAMCDVMAQLGVAVDGGKDSLSMAARAGPETVKAPGSLVISVYAVCPDITATVTPDLKTPGQKGVLLYVPLCPGHHRLGGSALAQCYSQLGDQPPDLDDPQTLVSCFQVTQQLLKERSLSAGHDVSDGGLITCLLEMAFAGNRGLDVDLHSAGASALELLFAEELGLVLEVPEATSERVVERYRASGLQCVRIGSTQGQGPSSTVRVCVNGEEVICEEVGKLRALWEETSFQLERLQANPSCVSQEEAGLSRRRGPDYKLTFNPSEKLPMPALIGSARPRVAVVREEGSNGDREMAAALLMAGFEVWDVTMEDLLSGGTTLDIFRGIVFVGGFSYADVLGSAKGWAASVKFNAGVRAQFETFRRRVDAFSLGICNGCQLMTLLGWVGSDNPTDTGKAPTQGVLLSHNLSRRFESRFVTVKIEESPSVLLRGMAGSSLGVWVAHGEGFVRFRSEQVQDYVVSHGLAPLRYVDDQCVATEEYPMNPNGSPLGIAGLCSDDGRHLAMMPHPERCTLTWQWPWMPEEWRKSLDVSPWMRLFENGYKWCLENVVSDV
- the PFAS gene encoding phosphoribosylformylglycinamidine synthase isoform X1, yielding MLEVPPPSATMAVLHFYCAIPASSDCLRMSGSENIHSVQRELCYNVSWTDASSPSSEQKDALRWLFSCPFDQKSISDTSFLHPEPSDLLLEVGPRLNFSTPSSTNAVSICRTIGLTSVDRIECSKRYLIKFQQVPEESQRQKLAVSLYDRMTECVYPEPVTSFDISVRPEQVYEVDVIRCGRAALETANSELGLAFDSWDLDYYTALFQRVGRNPSSVECFDLAQSNSEHSRHWFFKGRLLIDGQEKGHSLFDMIMKTQDTSNPNNVIKFCDNSSAIQGKEVTSLIPADPSCAGPYHLKSSTRHLIFTAETHNFPTGVAPFSGATTGTGGRIRDVQSTGKGAHVIAGTAGYCFGNLHIPGYSLPWEDTSFQYPNQFARPLEVAIEASNGASDYGNKFGEPVLAGFARSFGLRLPSGERKEWVKPIMFSGGIGSMEHVHRTKEVPQPGMCVVKVGGPVYRIGVGGGAASSIQVQGDNASDLDFGAVQRGDAEMEQKMNRAVRACVERGEHNPICSIHDQGAGGNGNVLKELSEPQGAVIYTRNFQLGDPTLSVLEIWGAEYQESNALLLRPSDAEFLRSVCRRERSPVDFVGKITGDGRIVLINGSETDPVPNHKDRNCVPVDLELEWVLGKMPRKEFALNRVAAELRPLTLPDDLTVRQALERVLRLPSVGSKRYLTNKVDRSVTGLVAQQQCVGPLHTPLADVAVIALSYTDIVGGATAIGEQPIKGLLDPKAGARLAVGEALTNLTFALVTDLKDVKCSGNWMWAAKLPGEGAALYDACVAMCDVMAQLGVAVDGGKDSLSMAARAGPETVKAPGSLVISVYAVCPDITATVTPDLKTPGQKGVLLYVPLCPGHHRLGGSALAQCYSQLGDQPPDLDDPQTLVSCFQVTQQLLKERSLSAGHDVSDGGLITCLLEMAFAGNRGLDVDLHSAGASALELLFAEELGLVLEVPEATSERVVERYRASGLQCVRIGSTQGQGPSSTVRVCVNGEEVICEEVGKLRALWEETSFQLERLQANPSCVSQEEAGLSRRRGPDYKLTFNPSEKLPMPALIGSARPRVAVVREEGSNGDREMAAALLMAGFEVWDVTMEDLLSGGTTLDIFRGIVFVGGFSYADVLGSAKGWAASVKFNAGVRAQFETFRRRVDAFSLGICNGCQLMTLLGWVGSDNPTDTGQCPLRPRDCVVVCPPCSLLIQNVHPTGKAPTQGVLLSHNLSRRFESRFVTVKIEESPSVLLRGMAGSSLGVWVAHGEGFVRFRSEQVQDYVVSHGLAPLRYVDDQCVATEEYPMNPNGSPLGIAGLCSDDGRHLAMMPHPERCTLTWQWPWMPEEWRKSLDVSPWMRLFENGYKWCLENVVSDV